A region from the Panicum hallii strain FIL2 chromosome 1, PHallii_v3.1, whole genome shotgun sequence genome encodes:
- the LOC112897695 gene encoding ent-kaur-16-ene synthase, chloroplastic-like encodes MASTVFPSKSSAARIASIKNTLLITVVFDFFDGRGSTEELENLLALFEKWDAHAGICFCSKHVEILFYAVYNTSNQIAAKAEEVQNRRVVDQIAEIWVNLARAFMVEAEWTREKHVPTIEEYMPVAEVSFALGTILAIPLYLAGPELSEDTVRGPEDLLRHTSICARLLNDLQTYEKERDQGYVNSVPLYALRHGGLTSSASIEAAKREIRRDIVACRRELLRLVLREGRAIPRPCRELFWNMCKVAHLFYLQGDGFLSLKELMAAASATVREPLQVARAEDNGVWISLGPIIHCKDVLKYDSGYVRGPSC; translated from the exons ATGGCTTCCACTGTGTTCCCTTCGAAATCGTCCGCCGCCCGCATCGCATCAATCAAAAACACTCTTTTGATAActgtagtcttcgacttctttgaCGGTCGAGGATCAACAGAGGAGCTGGAAAACCTTCTTGCGTTATTTGAGAA GTGGGATGCACATGCCGGAATCTGCTTCTGCTCTAAACATGTAGAGATTTTGTTCTACGCCGTTTACAACACAAGCAACCAGATTGCAGCGAAGGCTGAGGAGGTGCAGAACCGTCGCGTCGTCGACCAGATCGCCGAAATT TGGGTTAACTTGGCGAGGGCCTTCATGGTGGAGGCAGAGTGGACGAGGGAGAAGCATGTGCCGACCATCGAAGAGTACATGCCAGTCGCGGAGGTGAGCTTTGCCCTAGGCACCATCCTCGCGATTCCGCTGTACCTGGCCGGGCCGGAGCTCTCGGAGGACACGGTCAGGGGTCCGGAGGATCTGCTCAGGCACACGTCCATCTGCGCCCGCCTGCTCAACGATCTTCAGACCTACGAGAAGGAGCGCGACCAAGGGTACGTGAACAGCGTGCCGCTGTACGCGCTCCGCCACGGCGGCTTGACATCGTCGGCGTCCATCGAGGCGGCGAAGAGGGAGATCAGGAGGGACATCGTGGCCTGCCGGAGGGAGCTGCTGAGGCTGGTGCTCAGGGAGGGCCGCGCCATCCCGAGGCCGTGCAGGGAGCTCTTCTGGAACATGTGCAAGGTAGCGCACCTGTTCTACTTGCAGGGGGATGGGTTCCTCTCGCTGAAGGAGCTGATGGCCGCAGCAAGTGCGACTGTCCGGGAGCCGCTGCAAGTAGCTAGAGCAGAGGATAACGGAGTTTGGATTTCACTTGGTCCGATTATTCATTGCAAAGATGTGCTGAAATATGATTCAGGTTATGTACGTGGTCCATCCTGCTGA
- the LOC112877298 gene encoding proline-rich receptor-like protein kinase PERK2, translating to MAPRGSESPGARRALTVIAAATALLAQLLLSSLPLTDAAAGSPSPAPAPAPLHLPPPPHQQQQAPPLPPAVPGLPGARHPHPRAAPPAEKSAWQRLNFGERFGIALAGVAITMQVALGAFLCARARQLRRRAAAAGKAEEQELVEAAAAAAASSPTPA from the coding sequence ATGGCGCCGCGAGGCAGCGAATCCCCGGGCGCCCGCCGGGCCCTGACCGTCATCGCAGCCGCCACCGCCCTCCTCGCCCAGCTGCTCCTCTCCTCGCTTCCCCTGACCGACGCTGCCGCCGGCTCGCCGTCCCCGgctcccgcgccggcgccgctccacctcccgcccccgccgcaccagcagcagcaggccccgccgctgccgcccgcggtGCCGGGACTCCCGGGCGCGCGCCATCCTCATCCTCGCGCGGCCCCTCCGGCCGAAAAGTCGGCGTGGCAGCGGCTCAACTTCGGCGAGAGGTTCGGGatcgcgctcgccggcgtggcCATCACAATGCAGGTGGCGCTCGGCGCGTtcctctgcgcgcgcgcgcgccagctGCGCCGCCGTGCGGCGGCCGCGGGCAAGGCCGAGGAGCAGGAGttggtggaggcggcggcggcggcggctgcgtcgTCGCCGACGCCCGCGTAA
- the LOC112877284 gene encoding pentatricopeptide repeat-containing protein At1g09900-like, which yields MAAAPPPVPAAPPSPMSATLLTFPSSHPYPSLPSPPKPPAPRPPHLHLVPRVAASPAAAAAAPHRAASATSATERLRTLVRRGNLDEALRLVDSLAGHDPPTRAAAGPCAALIKKLCASGRTADARRVLGACVPDVMAYNAMVAGYCGAGQLDAARRLVGDMPVEPDAYTYNTLIRGLCGRGRTSNALAVLDDMLRRGCVPDVVTYTILLEATCKRSGYKQAMKLLDDMRAKGCAPDLVTYNVVLNGICQEGRVDDAMEFLKNLPSYGCEPNTVSYNIVMKGLFTAERWEDAEELMAEMAQKGCPPNVVTFNMLISFLCRRGLVEPAIEVLEQIPKYGCTPNSLSYNPLLHAFCKQKKMDRAMAFVDLMVSRGCYPDIVSYNTLLTALCRNGEVDVAIELLHQLKDKGCSPVLISYNTVIDGLTKAGKTKEALELLNEMISKGLQPDIITYSTIASGLCREDRIEEAITTFCKVQDMGIRPNAVLYNAILLGLCKRRETHNAIDLFAYMILNGCMPNESTYTILLEGLAYEGLAKEARELLGELCSRGVVNKKFMKKGAIKMLDGPATT from the coding sequence ATggccgccgcgcctccgcccgtccccgccgcacCGCCGTCCCCAATGTCCGCCACCCTCCTCACCTTCCCCTCCTCCCACCCCTATCCTTCTCTCCCCTCACCGCCCAAGCCCCCAGCCCCCAGGCCCCCTCACCTCCACCTCGTCCCCCGCGTCGCCGCatcccctgccgccgccgccgccgcaccgcaccgcgccgcctcggccacctcCGCCACCGAACGCCTCCGCACCCTCGTCCGCCGCGGCAACCTCGACGAGGCGCTCCGCCTCGTCGACTCCCTCGCCGGGCACGACCCGCCCacgcgcgccgcggcggggcCCTGCGCCGCGCTCATCAAGAAGCTCTGCGCGTCGGGCCGCACCGCGGACGCGCGCCGCGTGCTTGGCGCGTGCGTGCCCGATGTCATGGCCTACAACGCCATGGTGGCGGGCTACTGCGGGGCCGGGCAGCTCGACGCCGCGCGAAGGCTCGTGGGGGACATGCCCGTGGAGCCCGACGCGTACACCTACAACACGCTCATCCGCGGCCTCTGCGGCCGCGGCCGGACCAGCAACGCGCTCGCGGTGCTCGACGATATGCTCCGCCGCGGATGCGTGCCCGACGTCGTCACCTACACCATCCTGCTCGAGGCCACCTGCAAGAGGAGCGGGTACAAGCAGGCAATGAAGCTCCTCGACGATATGCGCGCCAAGGGGTGCGCCCCGGACCTCGTCACCTACAATGTTGTCCTCAACGGTATCTGCCAGGAAGGCCGGGTTGATGATGCAATGGAATTCTTGAAGAACTTACCGTCATATGGGTGTGAGCCGAACACAGTTAGCTACAACATTGTGATGAAGGGCTTATTCACCGCAGAACGGTGGGAAGACGCCGAGGAGCTCATGGCTGAGATGGCCCAGAAGGGTTGCCCTCCGAATGTGGTAACTTTTAATATGCTCATCAGTTTCTTGTGCCGTAGAGGATTGGTTGAGCCCGCAATCGAAGTTCTTGAGCAGATCCCCAAGTACGGATGCACGCCTAATTCATTGAGTTACAATCCACTTCTTCATGCATTCTGCAAGCAAAAGAAGATGGATCGAGCGATGGCCTTCGTGGATCTAATGGTGTCCAGGGGCTGTTACCCGGATATTGTTTCGTACAACACTCTGCTTACTGCTCTCTGCCGCAATGGGGAAGTAGATGTTGCTATTGAATTGCTTCATCAACTCAAGGACAAAGGCTGTAGCCCAGTTTTGATTAGTTACAACACAGTTATTGATGGCCTTACTAAGGCTGGCAAAACAAAGGAAGCACTAGAACTATTGAATGAAATGATCAGCAAAGGGCTCCAACCAGACATCATTACCTATTCAACAATAGCTTCTGGTCTCTGTAGAGAAGATAGAATTGAGGAGGCGATCACAACATTTTGTAAAGTGCAAGATATGGGCATAAGGCCCAACGCAGTGCTGTACAATGCTATTCTTCTTGGGCTCTGCAAACGGCGTGAAACACACAACGCTATTGACCTGTTTGCTTACATGATATTGAATGGCTGCATGCCCAATGAATCAACTTACACCATATTGCTTGAAGGCTTGGCTTATGAAGGCTTGGCAAAGGAGGCAAGAGAATTGCTGGGTGAATTGTGTTCTAGAGGAGTTGTTAATAAGAAATTTATGAAGAAAGGAGCCATCAAAATGCTAGATGGACCTGCAACAACTTAG
- the LOC112901735 gene encoding probable protein kinase At2g41970, protein MSCCGGAEEDSYGPPANQAAPPPNANAPGNRGGPRGPGAPRTGGPAKPVSIDVPAIPFDELKKITNNFSDRALIGEGSYGRVYNATLSDGRAAVIKKLDPSASQDSDSDFAAQIAMVSKLKNEYFLELLGYCLEDGNRMLAYQFATMGSLHNILHGKKGVQGAEPGPVLNWMQRVKIAYGAARGLEYLHEKVQPSIVHRDIRSSNVLIFDEFSSKIADFNLTNQGTDTAARLHSTRVLGTFGYHAPEYAMTGQINQKSDVYSFGVILLELLTGRKPVDHTMPKGQQSLVTWATPRLSEDKVKQCVDPKLNSDYPPKAVAKLAAVAALCVQYESDFRPNMTIVVKAIQPLLNAPKPAAPAAPQS, encoded by the exons ATGTCTTGCTGCGGAGGCGCCGAGGAGGACAGCTACGGCCCGCCGGCCAATCAGGCGGCTCCACCACCCAATGCCAACGCCCCCG GCAACAGAGGCGGGCCGAGGGGCCCGGGCGCGCCCAGGACTGGGGGGCCCGCCAAGCCCGTCAGCATCGACGTGCCTGCCATACCCTTCGACGAGCTCAAGAAGATCACCAACAACTTCAGCGACCGCGCCCTCATCGGCGAGGGCTCGTACGGCCGCGTCTACAACGCCACGCTCAGcgacggccgcgccgccgtcatCAAGAAGCTCGACCCCAGCGCCTCGCAGGACTCCGACTCCGACTTCGCCGCGCAG ATAGCGATGGTCTCCAAGCTCAAGAACGAGTACTTCCTCGAGCTCCTGGGCTACTGCTTAGAGGATGGCAACCGCATGCTGGCCTATCAGTTCGCCACGATGGGTTCCTTGCATAACATTCTACACG GGAAGAAAGGAGTTCAGGGCGCCGAGCCCGGGCCGGTCCTGAACTGGATGCAGCGAGTGAAGATAGCTTACGGAGCGGCGAGAGGGCTAGAGTACCTCCACGAGAAAGTCCAGCCGTCGATCGTGCATCGAGACATCCGGTCCAGCAACGTTCTCATCTTCGACGAGTTCAGCTCCAAGATCGCTGATTTCAACCTGACCAACCAGGGGACCGACACCGCTGCCCGGTTGCACTCCACTCGTGTGCTAGGGACGTTTGGGTACCATGCCCCAGA GTACGCTATGACGGGCCAAATCAACCAGAAGAGCGACGTCTACAGTTTTGGCGTGATTCTCCTGGAGCTACTGACAGGAAGGAAACCGGTCGATCACACCATGCCCAAAGGGCAGCAAAGTCTTGTTACTTGG GCCACTCCAAGGTTGAGCGAAGACAAAGTAAAGCAGTGTGTTGACCCCAAGCTCAACAGCGACTACCCTCCAAAGGCTGTCGCAAAG CTGGCAGCAGTTGCAGCGTTGTGCGTCCAGTATGAATCCGACTTCCGACCGAACATGACCATCGTCGTGAAGGCGATCCAGCCGCTTCTAAATGCTCCTAAACCAGCCGCTCCAGCAGCGCCGCAATCCTGA